DNA from uncultured Fusobacterium sp.:
AAAATATTAGTTACAAATGTACTTTTAAATCTTACTTTTTTTACTATACTTGAATCTAAATATCTTATACTAATCCCTGTATATCCATAAATTATAGATATTATTGGGTTAATAAGATTTAAAAAACAATATGGTACATATACCCATGGAGCAATTCCAAGAGCTGCCATCATATAAGCTCCACAACTATTCCAAGGAATAAGAGGAGATGTCATAGTTCCTGCATCTTCTAAAACTCTTGAAAGAGTAGTAGGATGTAAATTTCTGCTAGCATAAGCATCTTTATAAATTTTTCCTGTTATAACTATTGAAAGATATTGTTCAGCAGCTAATATATTTGTAGCTATTGAAGTAAAAACAGTAGCTAAAATCAAACTTCCTGTTGATCTTGCTATACTTAATACTTTATTAGCAACTGCACTTAACATTTTAGCTCTTTCCATAGCTCCTCCAAGAAAAAGAGCACAAATAATAAGTGTTACTGTCCACATCATACTATTCATACCACCTCTTGTTAGAAGTTCATCTACAAATTGATTTCCAGAATTAGAAATATACCCTATTTGTAATGCAGTTATAAAATCTTTTACTGAAGCTCCTTGAAAAATTACAGCAGCCACTCCTCCAATTAATGTTCCACAAAATAATCCAGGAATAGCTGGAACTTTTTTTACAACTAATATTATTGTTATTAAAGGTACAATAAAAAGAAGTGGAGTTATAGTAAACTCTTGATTTAGTGTAACAAAAATTTCATTTAAAGATTGAGTATCTACACCTAGATTTGAATATTTTCTTCCAATAAAACTAAAAAGAACAATAGTAATTAAAAAACTTGGAATTGTTGTTGCTAACATTGCTCTTATATGTTCAAAAATATCAGCTCCTGCCATTGCTGGGGCAAGATTAGTAGTATCAGAAAGAGGTGAAAGTTTATCTCCCATATAAGCTCCTGAGATTATTGCTCCTGCTGTAATCTCTGCTGGAATTCCTAATCCTGATCCTATTCCCATAAGTGCAATTCCAATAGTTGCAGCTGTACTCCATGAATTTCCTGTAGTTAGAGCTACTATTAAAGACAAAATAAGAGCTGCAGGTAAAAATATTCCTGGAGATATAATTTTTAAACCATAAAATATCATAGTAGGAACTACTCCAGATACTATCCAACTTCCTACTAACATTCCTATTACTAGCAAAATAAGAACAGCTTCCATTGAAGATCTTATCGTATTTAAAATTCCTTCTATTAAATAAGACCATTTATATTTTAAAATAAACATAGCTATAAATACAGCTAACATTCCTGAAATAATTATAGGAATATGTGGGGAGGCTTGAGTATACCTTATAGTGTACGTTAAAATACACACCAAAAATGTTAATGGTATTGCTGCATGTATAAATTTTGTTTCTTTTACATCTTCGAATGAATTATTTTTCATACGAAATTCCCTCCCTTTTTTAGTATAGATAAAAATAAAAAGCACCACAGTTGGTGCTTTTAATACGTATTTAAAAGACCCTCTTACTGGTTCCTCATATGACGAGGTTAGCAAGAGTATCGCTCTTTAAATGGGTCCCCCGCTTTTAGATTAATTATAATAATAAAATTATAAATAAAAACTAAGCGTTAGTTCATTTTTTATTTTCGAAGTCATTATAGTACAAAATTAGATTCATGTCAATACTTTTTAAATTTTATTTTTCTTTTCTTTAAAATGTATAGAATCTCCCCACTCACCATAAACTATCTCATCTCCTATGGACTTTACTTTTTTATCCATATCCTCTTTTGCTTTCTCAACACTATCATTAATTCCTGGTTTATTATCATATAAAAGATATTTTCCTTTATGTTCTAAAGCTGTTGCAGTAGGCATAAGAATATTTGCTCCTGCAAGTAGTCCCTTTTCTCTTCCCTTAGGATCAAGCCCTTGAAGAGCAGTTGTTGCTGCTATATTTACATCTTTTAACAATATTCTAGTAATAGCTATCATCTTTAATCCTAGTTCAACTCTCTTTTCTTCACTTACTACTATATCTTTCCACTCTTTTCCTAATGGTGTATCCTTATGCAAAATATAAGGTCCCATTCCTATCATATCTATATCCATTTCTTTATAAAAAAGAATATCATTAACTAAATCCTCTTCAG
Protein-coding regions in this window:
- the nhaC gene encoding Na+/H+ antiporter NhaC — its product is MKNNSFEDVKETKFIHAAIPLTFLVCILTYTIRYTQASPHIPIIISGMLAVFIAMFILKYKWSYLIEGILNTIRSSMEAVLILLVIGMLVGSWIVSGVVPTMIFYGLKIISPGIFLPAALILSLIVALTTGNSWSTAATIGIALMGIGSGLGIPAEITAGAIISGAYMGDKLSPLSDTTNLAPAMAGADIFEHIRAMLATTIPSFLITIVLFSFIGRKYSNLGVDTQSLNEIFVTLNQEFTITPLLFIVPLITIILVVKKVPAIPGLFCGTLIGGVAAVIFQGASVKDFITALQIGYISNSGNQFVDELLTRGGMNSMMWTVTLIICALFLGGAMERAKMLSAVANKVLSIARSTGSLILATVFTSIATNILAAEQYLSIVITGKIYKDAYASRNLHPTTLSRVLEDAGTMTSPLIPWNSCGAYMMAALGIAPWVYVPYCFLNLINPIISIIYGYTGISIRYLDSSIVKKVRFKSTFVTNIFGK